In the genome of Phocoena sinus isolate mPhoSin1 chromosome 15, mPhoSin1.pri, whole genome shotgun sequence, the window AACCCGAAGCTCAGCCGAGCACCGTCTTTGTCACTTCCTGGGCCGAGGTGAGGCCCTGTGAGGCCCCCACAGCCCTTGCAGCCTGGGCACTTGTGTCCGGAGCcccaggagaagagggagggagctgttggagtgggggtggggggcggagccAGCGGGCCTCTCGATCCAGccgcccacccctgcccctggtaGGCTCGCAGCCTGCCCACAGCCCTGTGCCAGCCCTGGGTGGTGCCGCTGCCCATGTGCTGCCTGCTGCCTGGAGTGCTGGCCGTGACCTCCCACCACTCACCTGTCCCAGGTGGTGCAGAGGATCAAGGCCGTGGAGGGGCAGACTCGGCTGCTGGTGGTGGACAAGGAGACTGACGAAGAGCTCCGCCGGCGGCAACTGACCTGCACCGAGGAGATGGCCCAGCGAGGGCTGCCGCCTGCCCACGACCCCTGGGAGCCAAAGCCGGACTGGGCACGAGGGGGCAGCCTCAGCTCTGAGGTCGCCCAGAAGGTATGGTGGGCTCTGCCCACAGGGACCACCTGGGCTCTCCCAGAACCACCTTCTTGTCCTCCTGACAGCAGTCTCTGCCTCTGGTCACCTCCAGAAGTATCTGTCTCCGTCTCTGCTGCCCCTCTGGGCCCCTTCTCTGCCCCTGGTGAAAACCCTCTTGGCTACCTGGAGCCACTCTTTCTGCcctcagcctgtgctctaaatCAGGTAGTGTCAGGGCAACCTGGCCCTGGTCCACAGCCCCCGTCTCTGGCCCTCTTCCCCAGGACGCTCCTCAGAGCCACTTGTCCTAGGAAGGGTCATTCTGACAAGCCACCCCCTCCCTGGCCTAGGGGCTGAGGAacctggggaggggctgctgggatGTTCCGGGACTGAGCGTGCTCAGCTCTGTGCCTGTGTTGGGTGTCTGTCTGTCCGTCTGTCTGAGGAGCCTGCTTGTGCTCTGAAGGCCTCAGAGGGACTGACCCTCCTTCGTGGTGGCAGCTGAGGAGACTCTCTAAGCTGGGTCCTCAGCTCTGGGGTCTGCAGGGGTTGGGGcacctcccctttctccctgctgccccctccaGACAGGAAGAGCTAACTGGGGaagagctggggaaggaggaggtggtggtggtggggagtcTAGTTCTGTCTCTTTCTAGGTAGCAGGGGCTGGGCAGTGGCCCTATTGGGGCAGCACCTGGATGCCAGGAGGAAGAGCCTGCTTGTTCTGCCCTCCTGGAAGCCCCATGCCCTTACTACCTTCTGTCTTTTGTGCCCCTACtaccttcttcattttttttttaaagagaaaaatccctTAAAGGAAGATTCAAGCCGAGGGGCTCCCCAGaacccactttgagaaccactggcctgggGCTGGTGGAGGTGTGAGATCTGACATTTCTGGGTGTGCAGGGGACCCTGACACCTGCCCTGTCCCTGATGTCTCCCAGGCGAGCTGGCCATGCCTGTGACCTGGATCCTGTGGGGCCTTGTGTTTCTCCTGGAGGGGATGGCATTCCCGGTGGGGAGGCAGCCTGGGCACAGGCATGAGCATGAACCCCTGCCccacttttttgttctttgtggCTCTAGGGCAGGCTGGGGGGTGATCGTTAGGGCCACAGTGCCAAGTCCTGGAGTCTGGACTTTGCCCCAGGGCCACTGAAGGCCAGAGTAGGGGGTGTTAGGGTCAGATTTGTGATTTCAGGGGAGCCCTGGGTTGGTGCACTGGCTGACCACCCCCCCAGACTGAGAGCTGgagtctccctccttcccagggcATCTCACCCCCAGGAGGAAGCGCCCCTCCCCCTAGGCGTTTGTCCATTGATTTAGACACAAATGGCTGAGTTCACCTTCCTGTGGAAAACTCTGCCCTCAGGCCTTATCTAGAGGGTGGGGAGGCACCTTGTCCTTGGGTGGGACCTTCTCCCTCCACTATTTCAGGCTCTGGGGGCTGCAGGAAGCCCTAGGAGGGGTCTTCCGctggtgtaatttttttaaatttatttttattcaacttattttatttttggctgtgttgggtcttcattgctgcgcgtgggctttctctagttgtggcgggtgggggctgctctttgtttcagtgtgcggacttctcattggggtggcttctcttgttgcggagcacgggctctaggtgtgcgggcttcagtagttgtggctcgcgggctctagagtgcaggctcagtagttgtggcgcatgggctcagtagttgtggctctctggctttagagcgcaggctcagtagttgtggcgcacaggcttagttgctccgtggcatgtgggatcttcccagaccagggctcgaacctgtgtcccctgcattggcaggaggattcttaaccactgtgccaccagggaagcctgctgcTGGtgtaattttagaggaaaagagtGGGGCCCGTCTGGCAGGTCCCTCCGTGGTTGGAGCTGGCAGGGGGACAGGGACCCCATAAGGTCAGGGGAGTCCCTGAGGGCACGgtctctcttttccctcccagCCAGAGACCCGGTATTTAATCGGCTGAGCTCAGAGCATGGGAAGGAAGAGCTGGACCTCCGCTGACCTCCACAAACCAGGCTTAGCTTCCGCCCATCACAGGCTGTGAGGGAGCCTGGGTGAACGATGCTTATATACAGGGCTATGCCCTGATAGGGCCTCAACAGCAGTGGGTCAGGAGAACTGGGGAGAGATGTGTGTTGTTTGCTTCATGGTGGGGGATGAAGGGGCTCACCCTCCATGCCCTGTGCGGGGAAGGGCTGAGGTGGGAGTCCAGGCCCCAAGGGCCCTTCTggctctctcagcctcagtgtcctcctgtcctgggcagggaggagggggtgggcaggggaggacaCTGATGTGGCTGGCCCCTCCCTTCCGGGGGCTGTCAGGGCTGTCAGTGGTGACTCAGCCCCGTTCAGACTGGGCTGGGGTGGCCGCAGCTGCAGTGCAGCTGATCGTGACAGTGATGATGGGGGACTGCCCCGAACAGCGACGGGGCAGCCAGCGGTGCCAGGGCTGCAGGGGTGTGATAGACCCCAGGCCCTCCTCCCCCTCACAGCCAGCCCATGCCTCCACCTCCAGTTCTGGAGGCCTTTGGGGGCTGAGAGTGAGTGAGGTGACAGAGTCCTGCAGAGGGTGACCGCCTGGTACAGGACGTGGTGCCTACAAGAGGGCTTTTGGGGCTCCCTGGTTCCTGCTCCCCATCCCCCCGTGAGCTGCAGCAGGACTTATGTTCTGAGGTCAGGGTCCCCTCCTTTGCCTCCTTGTCTCCCCAGCCCTGGGTCctgggagcagggcagggccTCCCagcagtttccttccttcctttcttgggACGGAAACCTGGCCGGTGGGGGACACCCGGCTGGAGcctgagaaggggaggggggctCAGCCACCACCCTGCTCCTCAAAGTGACTCAGCCCTATGTCCCCACCCGTCCCTGGGGAGCCTGGGCCACAGTGGGAGGTGGATAAATGGGGTGGCAGCCTGGGCTGGCTGGAGAGCTCAGGCCACTCCAGCTGGACGCTCGCCGCTTGCCGCTTCTGTCCCGCCTCCTATGGCCCGCTCTGGGAGTGCCACACCACCCTCCCCGGCCCCAGGAGCCCTTCCACGGAGCCCATCCCGGAGGCTTGTGCAGgtcaggtggggtgggggcagggtgggcaaTGAGGAAACCGGCAGCCAGCTTAGTCTCTGTCCCCCAGGATTGGGAGAGGGGACGCTGGGGACCCTGGTGACCCTGGTGTGAGCAGGCTGGACCCTGAGCAACAATGGGGGCCTTTTTCTGCCAGGGCTGGTGAGTCACCATCTGGGGGGTGGTACAGCCTGGCTCCAGGGGTACCCCCATGCCAGCCTCTTTGTCTGGTTAGAGGCATGTCCAGGAGACTAGGGCTTGTCCAGCTCTGTGGCTGCCTGGTAGGGAATCGGGGCTTGGAAGCCTGTGGAAGCCTGAGGGCCTAGCTGGGAGGCAACAGGAAGTGCTCTGAGCCAGGGCAGGAGCGAGGAATGTGAGCAATGCGGCCAGGCCCAGCCTGCACCCCCTCCTGACCTACTATGGTGCTGGGCCTCCCCGCGGGCCTTCCCCCTGGGTCGCCTCGCTGCCAGCCTTGTCTCCCCACCGTCCCCCATTGCAGCCCCTCAGTCTGAGGGGTCTAGTGCCAAGTTTGGCGCTCCTTGGACCCTGATCGTAAAGAGAGGGACTTAGGTCAGATGTTACGAGAAACCTCTTGGCTGTGCGGTGAGAGGCAGCCGTGCTGGGTTGAGGCAGGGAGATGACCAGTACGGTCTCGACCCAGAAGTGACTGCATTCAGCCTGGCTTCATGGCCCCAGGTGTCCCCCGCGACAGTTCTGCTTCCCACCTGGGGGCCTTGAGAGACCACTTCCTGGAACCATTGTGGAGGGCGTGGGAAGAGGCCACAGGGCCCAGTGCTGAGGGCCGTCCTTTCACACGATGGGTCACCGCACGGGTCCATGAAGCCTGTTTGCGAGCGTACGTTTGGATGTCTGGTCTCTGTGACCATGTGATGCCCCGCTGCCACCCGGGCCCAATTCCACCACCAGGTGTGCTCATGTCACACTTCCACGGCCACGCATGGCCCCGGCCAGCCTTGGGACCTGTGCTCTGACAGCCTGAACCTGAGAGGCACGTCAGAGCTGCACACCTGTACTTCCAGGTGTGTCTGGAGAGGGGCTGAGTCTATAAGTGAGCTCCTGGAGCACCCAGGGGTCTCACAGCCCCAAGTTCAGCCCAGGATGCCTGGCTGAGCCCCTGGGGGACTGAGGAGCAGCAGCCCAGTCCCTGGAATTCCTGGGGTTATGGGGCAGATGGTGGCCTGCAGGGGGGTTCCAAGGGGGCAGGCTTTGGGGGGTCGGGGAAGGGGTCATGGAGAAGGGGCACAGGCTGGACCGGAAGAAGGTGTTCCCCAGGGGTGGGAGGGCCTAGAGACTGAGGTAAGGCACCACCCTGTGAGGAGAGACACGCTTGGTCCCACAGCTGGGTGGCCACAGTCCGATTTGGGGTTTGGGGGTGAGCTCGAAGGCCTGGAGGCTGGCCCTCCCTCAGTAcagcccccagcctggcccagggtCACTGGCCACACACAGGGAGGTAGAGGGACAGGAAAAGGCCCTGGTGAGCACCCCCACCCTGCATAGTCTCATCTGCACGCACACTTGAGCCCCAAGCGCCCAGGAAACCTGAGCTGCTGGCCGCCCGCTCCCTCCGGCCACCGCCATGTTCAACTGAGCACCGGTGGCCGCTGGCCACTCAGCGCTGTGGTCACTACCTCAGGCCCCGGCTGGGTGGGGGCCCTGGGGTCTGGCCTCTGCCTGCACGGCCCTCCCGCACCCCCAGCCCAGAACCTACTGCAGGATGCCAGAGGTAAATGGAGGCAGAGCCCTGGGGTGTTGGTGGGGGGACCCTCAGGGCACCGTGAGCCTTCCATGGAGGGCAGGGAAGATGGGAGGCAGGCCCCATCCTCGGGCCCTCACTCTGCTCCCTCACTGGGGCTCCTGCCCAGGCTCTAGCCGGTGCCTCCCAAGCCTCTGGGCcctgtgggggcgggggcggctccAGCTTGATCTGGAATGTGAAAGCAAACACAGCCGCACTGCCATCAGCCCTAGGGAGACCTTTGGGAGCATAAACAAAACAGCCGGTCCTACGGCCCTACCCTGCCAGCCCCACACTCCGGATGGGGGTTGGGTAGAGGACAGGCGGGGCCCACAGCCTTCCTGGACACTGTGACGAGTGGCAGCTCATCGCACTTGTCTCTCCTAGGCCCCTGGTCTGTGCACAGCCCTAGCCTTGAGCCCATTGATTCTCCCAACACCCCTGTAAGGCCCCTGACCCTATCACAGGTCCTAAGGCTTTGTTCAGGATCCGGAAGCTGGATCATCACAGGCAGCCTAAGCAtcgcccccccagcccccccgccAACCCCGTGTTGGTCTCTGAGACCTGGGGATGCTGTCAGGTGGGGGCATGATGCTGAGTGTGGGGCTGGGGCTCCCTCCCACTACCTCCACTCCTGCCTTTGCTCACTGGGGACGGGACTGGAGGCCTCAGGGGTGGGGTCAGCGCCTCTAGGGTGGGAGGTCAGAGCTGGAACCTCATCCTGCATCCCTGTGCCTGCAGGATGTCAATGGGCCCCTGAGGGAGCTGCGCCCGAGGCTCTGCCACCTGCAAAAAGGCCCCCAGGGCTACGGGTTTAACCTGCACAGTGACAAGTCCCGGCCTGGACAATATATCCGCTCGGTGGACCCAGGCTCTCCTGCTGCCCACTCTGGCCTCCGTGCCCAGGACCGACTCATAGAGGTACCCGccctgtgtgtatatgtctgcTCCTGTGTCCTTTCTGTTTGTGACTgggcccgtgtcccctgtgtGTGTCCGTATGTTTGTCTATGCCTGTgcccttctgtgtgtgtgtgtgtgtgtgtgtgtgtgtgtgtgtgtgtgtgtgtgtgtgtgtttgtgtctgggCCCTGGGTCCTcactgggaggagggagatgctGGGAACCTGAGCTGGTGCTCCTCTTGCTGCCGTGGCTGGTGACAGTGTTGATGAATATTTGATGCCACACCTGGCCAAGTGGCTTGGGGGGCTGCTGGGGACCTGCCCTCAGGCAGCACTGATCCCATGCTGGCGGTGGCAGGTGAACGGGCAGAATGTGGAGGGGCTGCGCCACGCGGAGGTGGTTGCCAGCATCAAAGCACGGGAGGACGAGGCCCGGCTGCTTGTGGTGGACCCCGAAACAGATGAGCACTTCAAGCGGCTGCGGGTCACACCCACCGAGGAGCATGTGGAAGGTGGGCGGCTGCCCTGGGGCCCAGTGCTGGGGTAAAGCATTGGGGGCTGAGTGGCCAGTGACACACTGTCCCCACAGGTCCATTGCCATCACCAGTCACCAACGGGACCAGCTCGGCCCAGGTGAGAGGGTGGGTGTGGACAGGGTGAGCCCAGGAGACCACAGGGGCACCTTTGGGGGTCCCCAGACCTGACAGAGCCCCTCCAAGATTTCTGTCCTTGTGTAGCATGGTTGTGAGATCGAGCTTGGCCCTGTCACTCCCAGCCATGATGCCCCTTGGATCCGTCTTGGGTCAGCCATACCCCAGCGCCATAGGGCACTCGGGCACCTCCAGGGTGTAGTAGAGGCTCAGTGGCCACTGCCAAATAGAGGAATAAAGGCAGCTCTGGCGTGTGCACGCGTGTCTGCATGTGTGCGTGTAAGCCTGTGTGTGCACAGCGGCTCCTGGGTGGGGTCCCTAAAGCCAAGCCTTACCCTTGGTTTCCCAGCTCAATGGTGGCTCCGCGTGCTCGTCCCGAAGTGACCTGCCTGGCTTAGACAAGGACACTGAGGTAGCGGGTGCCTATCCACCTCTACTGCTGTTCACACACTGGGGGGCCTGAGGCCTTGGGGGCGGGCATCTGTGGAGCTGTCAGCCTGAGCTGTGAGGCCACCGCCTCTAGGAAGCCCTCCTGGGCCTGCCACCAGGTGGCCTCTGGTGTGAACTCCCTGGGAAAGGCCACCTGTCTGGGGGCCTGGGTCCAGGGCTCACTCTGGCCACCCACCCACCATGTCTGCCCCTAGGATGGCAGCACCTGGAAGCGCGACCCTTTTCAGGAGAGCGGCCTCCACCTGAGCCCCACTGCAGCCGAGGCCAAGGAGAAGGTGAGAGCCACCAGGGTCAACAAGCGGGCACCGCAGATGGACTGGAACCGGAAGCGAGAGATCTTCAGCAACTTCTGAGCCCTCCCTGCCTGTTTCCTGCCGGGCTCCTCCTGCATGGACCTTGGGCCTTGCCCCTCGGGCCCGCCCAGAGCTCCCCTCAGTGGACTGGAGGGGGCATCCTTACCCCCCAAGCCGTGGTGGTCCCACCACCACCCAAGAACCAACCTGTGCCCCAGTGAGACCccatcctgccccccacccactgGGTGCTAGGGGAGTGTGGCAGcaagatggggagagagagccCCTGAGATGTGAGATACCCAGAGAGACAGTGATgggatgtggggagagggagaggagggagacgggggagagggggagagggggagaggcagTGGTGACCCGTGCGGCCCGGCCCTTGCTGCTCTGCCTGGGCCTGCTGACTTAAAGGaatttgtgtttttgc includes:
- the SLC9A3R2 gene encoding Na(+)/H(+) exchange regulatory cofactor NHE-RF2 isoform X4, encoding MARSGSATPPSPAPGALPRSPSRRLVQDVNGPLRELRPRLCHLQKGPQGYGFNLHSDKSRPGQYIRSVDPGSPAAHSGLRAQDRLIEVNGQNVEGLRHAEVVASIKAREDEARLLVVDPETDEHFKRLRVTPTEEHVEGPLPSPVTNGTSSAQLNGGSACSSRSDLPGLDKDTEDGSTWKRDPFQESGLHLSPTAAEAKEKVRATRVNKRAPQMDWNRKREIFSNF
- the SLC9A3R2 gene encoding Na(+)/H(+) exchange regulatory cofactor NHE-RF2 isoform X3; translation: MAAPEPLRPRLCRLVRGEHGYGFHLHGEKGRRGQFIRRVEPGSPAEAAALRAGDRLVEVNGVNVEGETHHQVVQRIKAVEGQTRLLVVDKETDEELRRRQLTCTEEMAQRGLPPAHDPWEPKPDWARGGSLSSEVAQKDVNGPLRELRPRLCHLQKGPQGYGFNLHSDKSRPGQYIRSVDPGSPAAHSGLRAQDRLIEVNGQNVEGLRHAEVVASIKAREDEARLLVVDPETDEHFKRLRVTPTEEHVEGPLPSPVTNGTSSAQDGSTWKRDPFQESGLHLSPTAAEAKEKVRATRVNKRAPQMDWNRKREIFSNF
- the SLC9A3R2 gene encoding Na(+)/H(+) exchange regulatory cofactor NHE-RF2 isoform X1, which translates into the protein MAAPEPLRPRLCRLVRGEHGYGFHLHGEKGRRGQFIRRVEPGSPAEAAALRAGDRLVEVNGVNVEGETHHQVVQRIKAVEGQTRLLVVDKETDEELRRRQLTCTEEMAQRGLPPAHDPWEPKPDWARGGSLSSEVAQKDVNGPLRELRPRLCHLQKGPQGYGFNLHSDKSRPGQYIRSVDPGSPAAHSGLRAQDRLIEVNGQNVEGLRHAEVVASIKAREDEARLLVVDPETDEHFKRLRVTPTEEHVEGWQHLEARPFSGERPPPEPHCSRGQGEGESHQGQQAGTADGLEPEARDLQQLLSPPCLFPAGLLLHGPWALPLGPAQSSPQWTGGGILTPQAVVVPPPPKNQPVPQ
- the SLC9A3R2 gene encoding Na(+)/H(+) exchange regulatory cofactor NHE-RF2 isoform X2, coding for MAAPEPLRPRLCRLVRGEHGYGFHLHGEKGRRGQFIRRVEPGSPAEAAALRAGDRLVEVNGVNVEGETHHQVVQRIKAVEGQTRLLVVDKETDEELRRRQLTCTEEMAQRGLPPAHDPWEPKPDWARGGSLSSEVAQKDVNGPLRELRPRLCHLQKGPQGYGFNLHSDKSRPGQYIRSVDPGSPAAHSGLRAQDRLIEVNGQNVEGLRHAEVVASIKAREDEARLLVVDPETDEHFKRLRVTPTEEHVEGPLPSPVTNGTSSAQLNGGSACSSRSDLPGLDKDTEDGSTWKRDPFQESGLHLSPTAAEAKEKVRATRVNKRAPQMDWNRKREIFSNF